Below is a window of Photobacterium atrarenae DNA.
AGGCGTTTGGCCTCACTCATAAACTCTCCCGGACCGCAGACAAAGACCTGGCGCTCATTCAGGGCCGGAATCTGGTTCAGGTGTACGTTATCCAGACGACCTGTGAGCCCCTGCCATGACGTATCCGGACGGCTGAGGGCGATCTGCACGCTTAGCTGCGGGAACTGTGCGCTCAGTAAATCCAATTCTTGCTGGCATGGAATGTCCTGCCGGGTGCGGCACTGATGATAAAACACCACATCCTTGATTTGCTGATGGTCAGCCAGATAGCGCAGCATGGAGAGCATCGGGGTGATCCCGCTGCCTGCCGAGAGCAGGAGCAGCTTGTCGGTATGAACACCCAGATGGAAGCTGCCGTTCGGCTGCTCGGCCACCAGGCTGTCACCGACCTGGAAGTGATCATGAAGCCAGTTAGACACCCGCCCTTCATCGACACGTTTGACGGAGATGGCGTAACGGCCGGGGCGCGACGGGCTGGAAGAAAGGGTGTACCGGCGGGAGATAAACTCGCCATTGATTTCCAGTTGGATCGGCAGGTGCTGGCCCGGCTGATAGGCGGGCAGGGTCTGCTGTTTGACCGGTTCGAGCCAGAAGGTACAGAAATCCCGGGCAATGGTTTCACGCTCGACGCAGGTGAGCGTCAGATTCAGGGTGCTGTTGTCGGGATAAACTTCTTTGGGTTTGGTTTCCAGTACCTCAACCAGATCGCCGGCTCTGATCACGCCTTCGTTACGGGCGACGAGATTCTGACCGAAAAAGACATCACCGCTCTGATCGGCGCGGAATTTCAGCAGGGTGGCAAGCGGCTCTTTGCGTTCGTTGAACTGGCCGGTTTTCGGGTCGACCGTGGTCAGAATACAGCGCGCGCAGGGTTTCACCGCCTCGAATTCCACTTCCCCGATCCGAATGCGTTTCCAGCTGTCCTCGGCAAACGGCTCGGTGCCGGAAACCACCAGGTTGGTGCGAAACTGATCCATTGAATGGCGCTGGGTGCTGCGATCGTTCAGCGCTTGCAGCGAACCTTCACTGATCACTAGCATTGGGTAACCGTCGGCAAAGCTGACGTTTTGCCGGATTTTCGGCCGCACCCGGTTGGATTGCTCACCAGTGAATAGCAGTTTGACCGGCTCGCCGAGGAGATGGCTGAACCAGGCATCGGCTTTCGACGTGGTGGTATAGGCGCTGAAGCTGTCTTTCCACACCTGGGTATCGGTTTCGTTCAGGGCGAACTGATCGTATTTCAGTACCAGCGGCGACATCTCCGGGTAGCTCAGGGTCAGGCCCTGCGGCTGGAGCGTGGTGGTCACTTTGACCAGGGCCGGGTGCTTGCGGGCGGTGATCATACTGCCGTCGGGCTTGGCGACCATAAAGCGGCGATCGAAGCTGAGGCCTTGCCTTTCGACCCAGGCCTGCGACAGGCTCAGGCCGCGAATTGATTTGACCGGAAAGACGTTGATTTGCGAAAGCACGGCGGCTTGCGGGGTGGCTGACTGACTCACGTTCACTTCCTTGTGTAATATTATGGCTGTTATTTTTCGTCGCTATTTTAACAAACGGCGCGGCAGAATCATCGGCTTAGGTAGAATTTATGTGCGTAGGTGCATTTAGGCGGGGTAGGATTAGGTTCGAAAGCTGAGGCATCGTCTGATGAAAGGCCGGCGGGAAGTGGCCGGAGTGGCCACTTCCCGAAAGATTAGCAGATGTCCAGGATTGCCTCGACTGGTTTGCGGACTTTCTGCGGCCAGTTGCCCTCGCTCGCATAACCAACCGTGACCAGCAACACCGGAATATCCTGCGCACTTAAGCCAAATTCCGCGACAATACCGTCCGCGTCAAAGCCGCCGACCGCACCGGACGCCAGACCCATGCCTTCGGCCGCAATGATCAGGCTCATGGCCGATAATGAGGCGGAGCGGATGGCTTCATCTCGTTGTAACTGGCGGTCATTTTCGTGCATTGATGTGACCGTATCTACCCAGGATTGCTGAATCGCGGGAGAGATGATCTGCTTGTCAACGGACAGTTGCAATGTCTTGGCCAGTTCCCGGTATCCTTCCATCTGGCCACAGACGATATACGTCACCGCGGCCGCTTTGATCTGAGGCTGGCCGTAGGCCAATGCCGACAGTTTTTCTTTGCTCTCCGGTGTGTGTACCGCGACAAAGTACCAGTTTTGCATATTAAATGCCGATGGGGAAAAACTTGCCAGGCGAACCAGCTCGCGGATGGTTTCCGGCGCCAGGGTTTTCTCTGGATCATAGAGGCCGGTTGTCGAGCGAGATTCCAGCAGGTTGGCAACGGTGTTTTGTGCAGTAGCGCTGCGTGTCAAGTTCATGATGATTTCCTCGTAATGATTTGGATGATGTGTTCAATTAGTAAATGTCGTGTTTGGCTCAGGCTTTCTGAGGTTGCAGCTGTTTTGGTGCGGGCTGCCATTGGAGCACGGTAATGGCTATCAGCACGGTCAGGATGCCGCCCATCTGGCGAAGATCCAGGAACTGATCCAGCACGACCCAGCCGAGGACGAGTGCGGTGAGCGGGCTCAGCAGCCCCAGCGCCGAAACAGAGGTGGGTGACAGCAGCTTGATGCCACGGAACCACAGGGTGTAGGCAATCAGGGCACCGAAAATCGTCAGGTAGCCATAGCCCATCATGTTTTCCGGGGTCAGTTGCGGTAGCGGCGGATCGACCAGCATGGCGACCGGGGCCAGGAACAAGCCGCCGATAAACAGTTGCCATCCGCTAAAGGCCAGCAGGGGAATGCCGGTTTGCCAGCGACGGGACAGGAAAGTGCCCAAGGCCATGGCGCCAGTCCCGGCAGCGGCTGCTGCTAAGCCGATGGGATCCCACTGGCTGTCGGGAGAGACAAACAGCAGTGACATCCCCAGGATGCTGGCAAGCGCAGCCCCTAACGTCACCAGTGCGGGCCGGTTGTGATCGATAGACCAGGCCAGCAACATCACCAGCAGGGGCTGAATCGCCCCGACCACAGCGGCAATGCCGCCCGGCAGGCGGTAGGCCGCAACAAACAGCAGCGCCTGGAAGATCCCGATATTGAGCAGCGACAGGGTGATCAGTTTGGGCCAGATCCGGGCCGGCAGTGCCGCCCGGCTCCACAGGATCAGCAGCAATCCGGCTGGCAGGCAGCGGATTAACGCTGCGGTGAAGGGGCGATCCGGCGGCAGCCATTCAGTCGTTACAATATAGGTGGAGCCCCAGATCACCGGCGTGAGTGCCGTCAGTAGGGTGTTGAAAACAACTTTGTTTGCAGTGAAACCTGTCATGGTGTCCTTCCTTGTAAATTTATCTTTATTTCAAGATAAACTTACTTTGGATGTTGTTTGTCTTGATGTCAAGATAAAATTGTGACAAATTGAACACCCTCAATGACAATGAAGAAGGATGCAGAGATGAGCAAATTAGACGTCAAGCCGGAAAATGGTGCGGAGCAGACGAACCTACCTGCGGATGCAGTTGATGCCATTATTAGCCAGTGGCAAAACGAACGGCCTGATTTAAGTCTGGGAGCGATGGCCACTTTTGGTCGCCTCAAACGCTGCTCGGTACTCTCGCAACCGATGCTGGATAATACATTTTCTAAGTTCGGACTCAGTGGCTGGGAATTCGACGTGCTGGCGACCTTGCGTCGTTCCGGCGCGCCGTATCGGCTGGCGCCGACAACCTTGTTTTCGACCTTGATGATCACCTCCGGAACCATGACGCACCGGATGAAGCGGCTGGAAAGCAGTGGGCTGATCGAGCGTCTGCCCAACCCGAATGATGCCCGCAGCATGTTGGTTCAGCTGACGGACAAAGGGCTGGATTTGATTGAAAAGGCAGTGAGTGCTCATGTCAATAATATGGAATCCCGACTGGAGGCTTTGGATGCAACCCAGAAGGCGAAGCTGGATGAGGGGCTGAAAGTACTCTTGTCGGTTCTGGAATCCTGATCGCAGGTAATGCGGGAGCCGGAAGCGGTCAACCAGGCGGCCTTGGGCCGCCTGTTGGATGTATGGATAGGCACCGTGGCCAGAAGGTACCATGGTTAAATTCGGGAAATGTTAGATTTTTGTTGTGGAGATCTCGTTTTGATATTTTGATGAAAGACGCCTACGCTGATTTATAGATAATGATACATAGGACATTTGGAAGCTTAGTTTTCAAATGACCCTAATTTTCGAATAAGCATAGTTTTAAATAAGCATCGTTTTAAAATGACCGTGGCTTTCAAATAGGTGTTGTGATGAATAAATTAGTCATACTCAGCGATTGGTTTACCCTCGACTATAAAAT
It encodes the following:
- a CDS encoding hybrid-cluster NAD(P)-dependent oxidoreductase, which codes for MSQSATPQAAVLSQINVFPVKSIRGLSLSQAWVERQGLSFDRRFMVAKPDGSMITARKHPALVKVTTTLQPQGLTLSYPEMSPLVLKYDQFALNETDTQVWKDSFSAYTTTSKADAWFSHLLGEPVKLLFTGEQSNRVRPKIRQNVSFADGYPMLVISEGSLQALNDRSTQRHSMDQFRTNLVVSGTEPFAEDSWKRIRIGEVEFEAVKPCARCILTTVDPKTGQFNERKEPLATLLKFRADQSGDVFFGQNLVARNEGVIRAGDLVEVLETKPKEVYPDNSTLNLTLTCVERETIARDFCTFWLEPVKQQTLPAYQPGQHLPIQLEINGEFISRRYTLSSSPSRPGRYAISVKRVDEGRVSNWLHDHFQVGDSLVAEQPNGSFHLGVHTDKLLLLSAGSGITPMLSMLRYLADHQQIKDVVFYHQCRTRQDIPCQQELDLLSAQFPQLSVQIALSRPDTSWQGLTGRLDNVHLNQIPALNERQVFVCGPGEFMSEAKRLLLARGLDESHYHQEAFGPIRGNAAPVKAVTISVDGNLFEGDNQKTLLDQAEDAGLGMAYSCRAGFCGSCKVTLESGQVEQPDVPALLPGDREAGRVLACCCIPKTDIEVVS
- a CDS encoding nitroreductase family protein, whose product is MNLTRSATAQNTVANLLESRSTTGLYDPEKTLAPETIRELVRLASFSPSAFNMQNWYFVAVHTPESKEKLSALAYGQPQIKAAAVTYIVCGQMEGYRELAKTLQLSVDKQIISPAIQQSWVDTVTSMHENDRQLQRDEAIRSASLSAMSLIIAAEGMGLASGAVGGFDADGIVAEFGLSAQDIPVLLVTVGYASEGNWPQKVRKPVEAILDIC
- a CDS encoding EamA family transporter, whose protein sequence is MTGFTANKVVFNTLLTALTPVIWGSTYIVTTEWLPPDRPFTAALIRCLPAGLLLILWSRAALPARIWPKLITLSLLNIGIFQALLFVAAYRLPGGIAAVVGAIQPLLVMLLAWSIDHNRPALVTLGAALASILGMSLLFVSPDSQWDPIGLAAAAAGTGAMALGTFLSRRWQTGIPLLAFSGWQLFIGGLFLAPVAMLVDPPLPQLTPENMMGYGYLTIFGALIAYTLWFRGIKLLSPTSVSALGLLSPLTALVLGWVVLDQFLDLRQMGGILTVLIAITVLQWQPAPKQLQPQKA
- a CDS encoding MarR family winged helix-turn-helix transcriptional regulator, producing MSKLDVKPENGAEQTNLPADAVDAIISQWQNERPDLSLGAMATFGRLKRCSVLSQPMLDNTFSKFGLSGWEFDVLATLRRSGAPYRLAPTTLFSTLMITSGTMTHRMKRLESSGLIERLPNPNDARSMLVQLTDKGLDLIEKAVSAHVNNMESRLEALDATQKAKLDEGLKVLLSVLES
- the tnaC gene encoding tryptophanase leader peptide, producing MNKLVILSDWFTLDYKIAFFFPSY